A single genomic interval of Lathyrus oleraceus cultivar Zhongwan6 chromosome 7, CAAS_Psat_ZW6_1.0, whole genome shotgun sequence harbors:
- the LOC127104855 gene encoding ATP synthase subunit b, chloroplastic-like, giving the protein MNPLIAAASVIAAGLAVGLASIGPGVGQGTAAGQAVEGIARQPEAEDKIRGTLLLSLAFMEALTIYGLRILRTIRNSEELRETAIEQLEKARARLRKVEMEADRFRVNGYAEIEREKLNLINSIYTSLEQFENDKNKTIHFEQQRAINQVQQSVLQQALQGALGTLNSCLNNELHLRTIGATIGMFGSMKAKNN; this is encoded by the exons ATGAATCCACTGATTGCTGCTGCTTCTGTTATCGCTGCTGGGTTGGCCGTCGGGCTTGCTTCTATTGGACCTGGAGTTGGTCAAGGCACAGCTGCAGGGCAAGCTGTAGAGGGGATTGCGAGACAACCGGAAGCAGAGGACAAAATACGGGGTACTTTATTACTTAGTTTGGCTTTTATGGAAGCTTTAACTATTTATGGGCTG AGAATCTTGAGAACTATTCGAAATTCAGAAGAACTCCGGGAAACAGCCATTGAACAGCTGGAAAAAGCCCGGGCCCGTTTAAGGAAAGTAGAAATGGAAGCAGATCGGTTTCGAGTGAATGGTTATGCCGAGATAGAACGAGAAAAAttgaatttaattaattcaatttaTACAAGTTTGGAACAATTCGAAAATGACAAAAATAAAACCATTCATTTTGAACAACAAAGGGCGATTAATCAAGTCCAACAAAGTGTTTTACAACAAGCATTACAAGGAGCTCTGGGAACTCTTAATAGTTGCTTAAACAACGAGTTACATTTACGTACGATCGGTGCTACTATTGGTATGTTTGGGTCGATGAAAGCAAAAAATAACTGA
- the LOC127104854 gene encoding ATP synthase subunit a, chloroplastic-like produces MNVLLCYINTLNRFYDISAVEVGQHFYWQIGDFQVHAQVLITSWVVIAILLISTILVVRNPQTIPTSGQNFFEYVLEFIRDVSKTQIGEEYGPWVPFIGTLFLFIFVSNWSGALLPWKIIKLPHGELAAPTNDINTTVALALLTSVAYFYAGISKKGLAYFGKYIQPTPILLPINILEDFTKPLSLSFRLFGNILADELVVVVLVSLVPLVVPIPVMFLGLFTSGIQALIFATLAAAYIGESMNPF; encoded by the coding sequence ATGAATGTTCTATTATGTTACATCAACACATTAAACAGATTCTATGATATATCGGCTGTGGAAGTAGGTCAACATTTCTATTGGCAAATAGGGGATTTTCAAGTGCATGCTCAAGTACTTATTACCTCTTGGGTTGTAATTGCTATCTTATTAATTTCAACCATTCTAGTTGTTAGAAATCCGCAAACTATTCCCACGTCTGGTCAGAATTTCTTTGAATATGTCCTTGAATTCATTCGAGACGTGAGCAAAACTCAGATTGGAGAAGAATATGGTCCATGGGTTCCGTTTATTGGAACTCTGTTTCTATTTATTTTTGTTTCGAATTGGTCAGGGGCCCTTTTGCCTTGGAAAATTATAAAGTTACCTCATGGAGAGTTAGCTGCACCCACAAATGATATAAATACTACTGTTGCATTAGCTTTACTTACGTCAGTAGCCTATTTCTATGCGGGTATTTCAAAAAAAGGATTGGCCTATTTTGGTAAATACATCCAACCAACGCCAATCCTTTTACCGATTAACATCTTAGAAGATTTCACAAAACCCTTATCACTTAGTTTTCGACTTTTCGGAAATATATTAGCGGATGAATTAGTAGTTGTTGTTCTTGTTTCGTTAGTACCTTTAGTAGTTCCTATCCCTGTTATGTTCCTTGGATTATTTACAAGCGGTATTCAAGCTCTTATTTTCGCTACTTTAGCTGCGGCGTATATAGGTGAATCCATGAATCCATTTTAG
- the LOC127107781 gene encoding NAD(P)H-quinone oxidoreductase subunit I, chloroplastic-like, producing MGFIVFLISSLAECERLPFDLPEAEEELVAGYQTEYSGIRFGLFYVASYLNLLISSLFVTVLYLGGSNISISYIFVSEFFEINKTYGVFGTTSDLFITLAKSYFFLFVSIITRWSLPRLRMDQLLNLGWKFLLPISRKKSNKTILFINIYDMFLMVTGFMNYGQQTLRAARYIGQSFMIILSHANRLPVTIQYPYEKLITSERFRGRIHFEFDKCIACEVCVRVCPIDLPVVDWKMETDIRKKRLLNYSIDFGICIFCGNCIEYCPTNCLSMTEEYELSTYDRHELNYNQIALGRLPMSIIDDYTIRTIQIKKDNFL from the exons ATGGGTTTCATCGTTTTTCTAATTTCTTCGCTAGCAGAATGTGAAAGATTACCTTTTGATTTACCAGAAGCAGAAGAAGAATTAGTAGCTGGTTATCAAACAGAATATTCAGGTATTCGATTTGGTTTATTTTACGTTGCTTCCTATTTAAACCTTTtaatttcttcattatttgtAACAGTTCTTTACTTGGGCGGTTCAAATATTTCTATTTCGTACATATTTGTTTCTgaattttttgaaataaataaaacataCGGAGTTTTTGGAACTACAAGTGATCTCTTTATTACATTAGCTAAAAGCTATTTTTTCTTATTCGTTTCTATCATAACAAGATGGTCTTTGCCTAGGCTAAGAATGGATCAATTATTAAATCTTGGATGGAAATTTCTTTTACCGATTTCT AgaaagaaatcaaacaaaactATACTATTCATAAATATTTACGATATGTTCCTTATGGTAACTGGGTTCATGAATTATGGTCAACAAACACTACGAGCTGCAAGGTACATTGGTCAAAGTTTCATGATTATCTTATCTCACGCAAATCGTTTACCTGTAACTATTCAATATCCTTATGAAAAATTAATCACATCAGAACGTTTCCGCGGTCGAATCCATTTTGAATTTGATAAATGCATTGCTTGTGAAGTATGTGTTCGTGTATGTCCTATAGATTTACCCGTTGTTGATTGGAAAATGGAAACGGATATTCGAAAGAAACGATTGCTAAATTACAGTATTGATTTCGGAATCTGTATTTTTTGTGGTAACTGTATTGAGTATTGTCCAACAAATTGTTTATCAATGACTGAAGAATATGAACTTTCAACTTATGATCGTCATGAATTGAATTATAATCAAATTGCTTTGGGCCGTTTACCAATGTCAATAATTGATGATTATACAATTCGAACAATTCAAATCAAAAAAGACaattttttataa
- the LOC127107780 gene encoding ATP synthase subunit alpha, chloroplastic gives MVTSRADEISQIIRKRIEQYNTEVKIVNTGTVLQVGDGIARIYGLDDVMAGELVEFKEGTVGIALNLESKNVGVVLMGDGLMIQEGSSVKATGRIAQIPVSEGYLGRVVNALAKPIDGRGEISTSESRLIESPAPGIISRRSVYEPLQTGLIAIDSMIPIGRGQRELIIGDRQTGKTAVATDTILNQQGQNVVCVYVAIGQKASSVAQVVTTLQERGAMEYTIIVAETANSPATLQYLAPYTGAALAEYFMYRERHTLIIYDDPSKHAQAYRQMSLLLRRPPGREAYPGDVFYLHSRLLERAAKLSSQLGEGSMTALPIVETQSGDVSAYIPTNVISITDGQIFLSADLFNAGIRPAINVGISVSRVGSAAQIKAMKQVAGKLKLELAQFAELEAFAQFSSDLDKATQNQLARGQRLRELLKQSQSAPLTVEEQIITIYTGTNSYLDSVEIAQVRKFIVELRAYLKTKKPKFNEIISSTKTFTGEAEAILKEAIQEQMELF, from the coding sequence ATGGTAACCAGTCGTGCAGATGAAATTAGTCAAATTATCCGTAAACGTATTGAGCAATATAATACCGAAGTAAAAATTGTAAATACAGGTACCGTACTTCAAGTAGGCGATGGCATTGCTCGTATTTATGGTCTTGATGACGTAATGGCAGGTGAATTAGTAGAATTTAAAGAGGGTACCGTAGGCATTGCTTTGAATTTGGAATCAAAAAATGTTGGTGTTGTATTAATGGGTGATGGTTTGATGATACAAGAGGGAAGTTCCGTAAAAGCAACAGGAAGAATTGCTCAGATACCAGTAAGTGAGGGTTATTTGGGTCGTGTTGTAAATGCCCTAGCTAAACCTATTGACGGTCGAGGAGAAATTTCAACTTCGGAATCTCGGTTAATTGAATCTCCCGCTCCCGGTATTATTTCCAGACGTTCCGTGTATGAGCCTCTTCAAACAGGACTTATTGCTATTGATTCTATGATCCCTATAGGGCGTGGCCAGCGAGAATTGATTATTGGGGACAGACAAACAGGTAAAACAGCAGTAGCTACAGATACGATTCTCAATCAACAGGGACAAAATGTAGTATGTGTTTATGTAGCTATTGGTCAAAAAGCATCTTCTGTGGCTCAAGTAGTAACTACTTTACAAGAAAGAGGAGCAATGGAATACACTATTATAGTGGCTGAAACAGCAAATTCCCCAGCTACATTACAATACCTCGCGCCTTATACAGGAGCAGCTCTGGCTGAATATTTTATGTACCGTGAACGTCACACTTTAATTATTTATGATGATCCCTCCAAACACGCACAGGCTTATCGCCAAATGTCTCTTCTATTACGAAGACCACCAGGTCGCGAAGCTTATCCCGGAGATGTTTTTTATTTACATTCGCGTCTTTTGGAAAGAGCCGCTAAATTAAGTTCTCAGTTAGGTGAAGGAAGTATGACTGCTTTACCAATAGTTGAGACCCAATCCGGAGATGTTTCAGCTTATATTCCTACTAATGTCATTTCCATTACAGATGGTCAAATATTCTTATCTGCCGATTTATTCAATGCTGGGATCAGACCCGCAATTAATGTGGGTATTTCCGTTTCCAGAGTTGGATCGGCGGCTCAAATAAAAGCCATGAAACAAGTAGCTGGTAAATTAAAATTGGAATTAGCACAATTCGCAGAATTAGAAGCTTTTGCACAATTCTCTTCCGATCTCGATAAAGCTACGCAAAATCAATTGGCAAGAGGTCAACGATTGCGCGAGTTGCTTAAACAATCCCAATCAGCTCCTCTTACTGTGGAAGAACAGATAATAACTATTTATACTGGAACGAATAGTTATCTTGATTCAGTAGAAATTGCACAGGTAAGGAAATTTATCGTTGAGTTACGGGCTTATTTAAAAACGAAGAAACCTAAATTCAACGAAATCATATCTTCTACCAAGACATTCACTGGGGAAGCAGAAGCCATTTTGAAGGAAGCTATTCAGGAACAGATGGAACTCTTTTGA